TCGAATAGCCCCATTTGCTGCGTTTGTTGATGATGAGCCCGCGCTTCTCGCGGGGAATGCCGAGGAGATCCAATTTGCGCATGAGGTCAATCGTTTCCAATAACACCGCATATTCCGGCGTGGTGACAATAACCACGAAGTCGGCTTGCCGGACACTGTGAATCCAGACGGGATCCGTTGGTACGCCTGGCGTGTCGACGAAGACAAACCGGGCTTGCTTTTGACAGGCCGTGAGAATGGCCGACATCACAACCGGCGGGGGCACCGGCATGACCGTCTCGAAACGAGACGCTCCCGGCACAATGCGGGCGTTCGCTGTGACCACTTCGGCTTGTGTGACGTATTGCTGAATATCGCGGAGATCGTCATCCGTTAGCGCTTCAATCAGGGCCAACCCTTTCGCCCCACTGCTCGGGGAAGACGGTCGGTGATGGGTTTGAATCTGCGTGAGCAGCCGCCGCAAGTCCAAGGCCGGGGTATCGTTGGCTTCGTGGAAATACAGCGGTAAACTGGGCTTGATATAGTCCAAATCTAACGCAATGGTGTTCCACGATCCTTTGACCGCTAACAGATTGGCAATAATCCCCGTTTTCCCGACTCCCCCTTTGCCGCTGACCACCGCCACGGTATACGACGGCACCGTTTCCGAACGCGGCGCCTGATCGGGGGACGGGGCCGCAGACATGGCCAGGTTGGCCACGGGCTCAACCGCCGTGCCTAAATAAGGTTGAATCGCCTCCCACGAAGCATCCCGCGTCACGAGACCCGCAATCAACTCCAACGTAAATTCAGTGCCGACTAAGACGTTATAAATGTGATAGGCCGCCAGCGTGGTAATCACTTGGCGCATCGGGTCGGTCAAATGCGCGACCAATAAGGCGATCCGCAGGGCAGGAAACCGGGTTTTGATCCGCACGAGCACATCGGCTAAGGGGATGGTCCCGGTTAATTCGGATGTGACGAGCAAGGTCGTCCAGGGACAGTCCCCCGGAGGAATCTGTTCCGCCGCATGCCACAAACTATCCGTGGTGTCGCCGAGATCGGCGATGGACCACGGGCGTTCTGTGCGCAAGGCGAGGGGGAGACTTTCGGCGACTTGGATCCGAAAGGGTTGTGATACCGCGCCCAGCGCCCAAGCCAGCACGGCGACAGCCGATTCCTCAGAAACGGGCGAATCCGATTTGACCGATGGGGCCATACCAGCCACCTCCTTTCCTCAAACAAGCGGTCCGGCACAGGGTTTCAGGCCTCGGCACCGGACCGCTTGCGACATGCTTAATTGGTGGGGACCCCAAGGATCCCGGCTAGGGATTTCAGCAATTCCGGACCAACACCGGCAATAATAATGGCGATAATCGCATATTTGAGAATTTCTTTGCCCGTTTCCTTGGCTTGCGGCGTGTGAAAAATATGGGCGTGAATTAAGCCCCCATAGACGGCTGCCAAACCGGCAGACGGGACCACAAATTCCAATAAGGTTTGTTGCAGGGTGGTAAACGCGCTCGTGAGTGCTGTTGCATTTAAATTTCCAGCAGCCATGTGTCATCCTCCTTGATAGTTTGTCAACATCGGTTTTTTGATAAAAACGCTGTGTGTGATGCTCCGTGATTGATGAGAGAGCGGAGAGACATCACCTCCTTTACGTGCGGACGATGAGCGGGTTAGGTGGGCAACACCGGGTGATCCGCCGGAATCGGCGCTTGGCCGTGTAAAGGATCCGCATAGCGCGTGGCCGCCCAATCGCCTTTTTCGTCCGCGGTGGATGAGAACAGTTGGTGCAATAACGGAGGCGCTTGCCCCTGAACCGCCACGTGATAGCCTTCCGTCCGCCAAATGGCTAAGCCTTTACGGGCGTTGCGCAAAAACTGAATTTCGGTCGGGGACAAGGCAAATTCCTTGCTAATTAATTGGGCATCGGAGTCTTTATCGACCGTGCCGAGCCAGGTGATATACGTGCTGTTGAGACAAACGCGAGCATCCGCTTGACCGGGGACGACCAGCTGGGTAAACGGATCCCCAATCATATCGGTAATCGACTGGGTGAGCAACCAGACGGCTGAATTGAGCTTGGCACTCATGCGAAACAACCGGGAGAGCCAGCGGGCCGTGCCTTCATTGGCAAAGAGGATGTGCGCTTCGTCGATGAGAATAATGGTACGGCGGCCACTGTTGAGCAGGCGCTGCTGAATCAGTTCGCCAATGACGAGATAGGCAATAGGTTGTAATTGGGATTGGGCCCGCAAAAGCCCCTCAATATTAAACACGGTCAGGCGGCTGTTCAGGGCACTGGGCGGGACATCCCCGTCAAAGATATCCAGCGTGCCGCCGCGGACATACGGGGCCAAGATTTGTGCGACACGACTTAACACGCTATCCCGCCGAAAGGCATCGACAATCGTGGCAAAGGTGGGCATCGGCTTCATTTTCGGGCGTAACGACAAGGATTGCGGATCGATGAGACTCATCGGATCATCGGTAATGCCGAGGGATTCATAGACATGCCGGATCACGCCTTCGGCGCGGGCCCGTTCTTCCAAAGACCACGCGGGACGGCCACTGGCGTCGCGCAGCATCAAATCGAGCAACGTCAGCAAAAAGTCAATTTTGCTGGTGAGCAGCCGCCGTTCGGACTCATCGAGTTTGTCGATATGCCGGGGATATTCAATGGCACACAAATTCCAGCGGTCTTTGGTGCCGACTTTAAAGCTGATAAAGCGGCCCAAGGCATCCGCCAAGGATTGATAGTCAATCGGCGGCGACGGGTCGATGACGAACGCGTCCATGTCGGGATCGCATAAGGATTGGGTCAGCACGCTTTTGGCCGTATACGATTTCCCGGACCGGGTGGGACCAATAAAGATAATATGCCCGGCGGGATATTTATGCCGGTTGTGAATATCCAGCAACACCGGCCCGCCGGTTTGCACGTTGGTGCCGACATAGAGGCCGCCGGGCTCGATATGTTCCGTCCAGGTAAAGGGAAACATACAGGATAAGGAATTGGAGTCCAGCCGCCGCGTTTGTTCCAACCGTTGGTCGGCAATGGGCAAGGTGGTCAGCCAGGCGTTGCCATGTTCATAATACGTTTCGAGGACATACCACAGCCCGCCCGCTGCCGCATCCTTGAATTGCCGGACGTTCTCGGCGAGATCCTCGGGACTGGTGCCAAAAATCGTCATCACAAACGAAATGTTGAACATCTTAATCAAATTTTTGGCCAAGGATTGCCGGAGTTGTTCGGCTTGTTGATACGCATTGTGATCATAGGGGTTGAGCGGTTTCCCCTCTTTGGCTTGCCCGCGCAACTTGGCTTCCAGTTTCGTGACGTCATCCGTCAGTTGCTTGACAATCGCACCATTACTAATCGGCGTGATATACAAGGCAAACCGACGCGGCATGGGGGCTCGCAACAAGGGATGCACAAACCCGTTCGACGCCAGAGCGGGATAGGCCATGACCCGCAAACTGGCGGAATACAGTCCTTCGCCATGTTCCACAAACCGGGCCGTTTCTTTAAAGCCCGCCGGCCACAACAAGTCGCGGTCGGTCATACCCGGCGCCAGGGTACTAGCTCCGGCATCCCACGCTGGGGTCATGGTCAGCGGGGGGTTCGAAGAGGGCGAAGCGTCAGGGGATGCCGAGGTCTCGACTAACCGTAAAGGGGCTCCGGTATCGGGTAACAAGGGTTCAGACGCTTTACGACGAAATAACGCCATAGATGCTGAGTCTCCTTTCAAGGCAATGGCCAAGCGGCTTAGGTTGACGGTTCCGGCGTCAACGCGGCGTGAAAGGCATCAAAGTATTGGATGGGATCACCGGGCAAGGGATGCCCATAACTATTAGCCAGCACACTCAAAATCCGGGATCGTGAGGGAATAAAGGGTTTCATATCGGTATGGATTTGCGCCACGGCATTGATCACCGTTTGCTGACGCTCACGGGCTTGCGAGGGGAGAGAAGCCGGAATGGCAATCCAATAAACCACTTGGTCTAAATACCCGGTATAGTTTTGCAACAAATTGGCATAGGCTTGATTAATTTGCGCCCACATTGACGCATGGGCGGCATCCACGGCCTGATAGATCGCGGGATCAGCGCGCTCTTGATAGCGGCCAATTTCCTGAGACAAATCCAGCCGTTCATTCAGGATATGAATGGCAATGGGAAACGTGAGCATATGCAAGAGCGAGCGAAATTGGCCATAAATGTAATCTTGTTCTTGCTCTTGGAGCATATCAAAAGCAAAGCCGTGGGCTTCGACAATACCCACGACCGTATTATCCATCCGAGTCACCAGCCCGTCTTCGACATGATGCACATTGACCAATCGGCGAAAATGCCGGGAGACTTTGGGAGGCTTGGCTTGAGCCTTAGTTGTGGCGATCTTTTTGGCGCCCTTTGGGGGGGCGGTTTTGGGACGTGAACCCCACACGGTGAGATGTCCCTCCTTCGACGCCAAACCGACTACGCGGAAGGCCCGTAATAGCCTTCCACGGCGTCCGGTATTGGCTGTAATGAATCCAGATGCGCTGAGCCCAAACGGTCAGCGGAAATCCGCTATCGTCCATAGGCCACTTCAGCCAGGCGAACGCGGCGGTTAACAGGAGCGTGATGACGGCTAAGGGTGCCCGCACCGCTAAAGGCCAGGGTTTTTCGCCCCAAATGCCTAACGCGACCGTGGTGCCCACCAACGCCACCACTAAGCCGCCGCCGGATAACCCGGCAATCCAGTCAAATTCCCGGTTGGTATCCGGGGGAATGGGGGTTTGCATAAAGGACCTCCTTGACGTAATACAAAAATCCGTCTCTCCGAAAAACTCAGAGAGACGGGATGCCATAACCAAATTCATCAAACGGTTACATCAAGAGAAACGCGATGAGAAACGCGAGAGGTATAATAAACGCCAGTACTCCGACATTATAGAGCAAGGCATGCGTTTTATGGGTCCGGCGCAAGAGAAACACCAAGCCAAAACTGATAGCCGACGGCCAAAGCCAGAGATGCTGGAAGGGGGCAAAGCTATGGTTAAACACGAAAATGCCCCACGCGAAGACGATATCCACAAGGGCCATTGCAATAAACGCCCACACCCAATCCATCATGCGGTGATATGCCGCCCACGACTCGGCACTCCGTTCGGTCTCGGTTTTTTGCACGACACGCTGGCCGTCCGGTGTGGTAACGACCCGATCGCGCCGCAAGGCAGCTTGAACCCAGGGAGAAATGGGCGTCCACGGAATGCGACCCTTACGCTGAATGCGTTTCCACACGTAAGCGTTATAGCCATTTTCGACAATATAACTCCATCGATCGTAATCACGCCGAAATTGCGGGTTTTTATCGCACAATTCAATAACGGATCGATCAGCATCATGCAATTCTTCTTCGGTATAGCGTGTAGCTAAATCGTCATAAGACTGACATGTTGCCATTATTGCTCGTATTTCGTCTTCCGAATACTTATGCGATGGTGGGGTCCATTGCCATTGCCGAAGCCATTCCCGATCGGGGTTATAAACCATTTGGTTCATGGGGGGTCACCTCCCAGGTCTTTGCCAGCAGTATAGCATATAGACCGCCTCATTCACGAGAGCATCCCGTTAACGGCGGACATATGGCGAGGTGGTCGCGGCTTGTCCGGCCCAATCCACAAAATCGCGAGAACTGTTTTTGAGTTCATGCAAACGTTGCTGCGCTTTGCCGGGCGGTCCCAGCAAGGCTTGTTCAAACGCGGTGAGCTGTTTCATTTCACCCATAATCCCTCGGTTATTTTCGGGCTGATGGAAGTGAGGATTGATACCATCATCCTCAAAGCGATTGGCGACGGTGCCGCCCACTTCGGCGGCGGCCAATTCTTGGAACAACAGCCGCTGCGTTTGCACATTGCCAAATTGGTCTTTAGAATATCCAGATAATCGACTTAACTCTTCTTTGATATCACTAACCGGCCCCGTTGCAAACGTATTGTGCATGTCTTGCACTCGCTTTAATTCCTCTTGCAACTTTTGCGGCTGATGGGCATACCGGAGCGCCATATTGGGGTACACCACATTTTTCAAATAGTTCTGCGCCATCGGGGCCACACTGCGGGCAAACTGATCCGCTGAGACCGGGGGATATTTGCCCTGGTTGTTCGGATTCAAGCGTTGATGCAGCTCTTGATAGCTGAGGGCCTCGGGGACGGTCTGATAGGCGGCGTCCATGACGGATGATCCGGTCGACAGGGGTGATGCGGTCAGAGAGCCCGCTGGTACATTCATGAGATCACCCGCCTCGGCCAAAACCGGAGAAACCGGTCCGAGCGCCGATGCCGAGTCCGTCATCGAGCCAAACCCCGCATCCGTAGTTGCAAAAGCTGCATCAGCGGGTTGAGCCGTATAGCCCACGTCAATGATAGGTCCCTCGTCAAAGGCGGGACCCGGTCCGGTCGGCGAGGGCCCGCGAATGCCGCCCAAGCCGCCGCCTCCATAAGGATTGGGAGACCGGGGACCAGACCCCGATCCGTTAGGAAAGCCGCCGAACGGTTCACCCCAAAAGTTGGCGGAATGACTGCCAAAGCGATCTTGCGCCGTGTTGCGAATGTTGGTCGCCGCTGCATTCATCGCCATAGCCCCAGGGCTATTGGCATCATAGCGGGCTTGATCAAAATTAGCGCGGGCGTTATGCGTCGCAATGGATTGACCCATACCATGCCATAAGCGTCCGGTCACTCCTCCGGCGGTAGACAACCGGGTTTGGGATTTACCCAGATGATTTTCAAATCCCCGAGACACCGCTTGACCCAAGGGTGTAGCGGCCATAAGTTCTTCGCCGCCACGAGCCATCATAATCGCCATTGCGCCTTTGGCTACATCGAAGCCCCCACTGGAAGTATGACCCCGCGCTTCTTGAAGGTAGCGCGGAATCTTACCGACCATAAAAAATCCGGCAGCCCCAATGAGCATATTGAGCAACGACGTTGTATTTTCACCGTGCAGTGCTGTGCCAAAAATGAGCCAAATGCCCAACGCCATAGCGCTTTGGGTAAAAATGGCGCCCTGCAATTGGCTCCAGACATATTGAAAGGTTTTGCGCGAGGGTTCGGCCACAATCGTTGCAGCGGCCAGGGGTAAAAGAGAGCCCCATAGCAAAATTTCGACAAGACGGAATAGCCATTGTGCTAACGCAAAAGCCATACCAAAAATAATGGCCAGTAACACGGTCTGACTAACAAGCGGATAAAGAAAGACAAACGCGGTCGCCGCTCCTGCAATCCCGATGCCTAAAATTGTGGTGGGTTGGTGACAGGACACGGCAAATGTTTTCGCTTCGTTGGAGAGAGTATTCGTAAACCCACTCGTCAAGAGAGCATTCACGTGTAACAAAACGGATACCGCAAAATAACTGCCGGCAATCCATAAGAACGCCGATCCAGCCCGCCCTACCAGTCCTTGCCACCCATCCCATTTGGATGTTGTCATGAGCTGTTCTCCCGCTGTGAGAACGCTCCAAATGAGCAAGGCTATCAACAAGGCCATCGCCACGGCATCTAAGCTGTGCATGGCAGTAAACACATCGCTGGCTACAGTTTGATCACCATTTGAGGATAAAATGGTCTGTTTCAAAATGGCAAAGATGAGATCATAGATCAACAGGAAGATGCCGTTAAAAATTTTGGCAAATAAAATGGAAATGGCTCCTAGAAAGCCCCCCGAAACATTGGAGCATCCCGAAATCCAATCATTGACAAAGCCCACGGTTTCTTCATCCTTCCTTAACGCCAACGAC
The Sulfobacillus thermosulfidooxidans DNA segment above includes these coding regions:
- a CDS encoding AAA family ATPase → MAPSVKSDSPVSEESAVAVLAWALGAVSQPFRIQVAESLPLALRTERPWSIADLGDTTDSLWHAAEQIPPGDCPWTTLLVTSELTGTIPLADVLVRIKTRFPALRIALLVAHLTDPMRQVITTLAAYHIYNVLVGTEFTLELIAGLVTRDASWEAIQPYLGTAVEPVANLAMSAAPSPDQAPRSETVPSYTVAVVSGKGGVGKTGIIANLLAVKGSWNTIALDLDYIKPSLPLYFHEANDTPALDLRRLLTQIQTHHRPSSPSSGAKGLALIEALTDDDLRDIQQYVTQAEVVTANARIVPGASRFETVMPVPPPVVMSAILTACQKQARFVFVDTPGVPTDPVWIHSVRQADFVVIVTTPEYAVLLETIDLMRKLDLLGIPREKRGLIINKRSKWGYSTASIRTTHLPGLPLLGEIPYDPARWERALQNHHPLALDHPKPWQALFTAITHVESPRARRDGWFRWSRR
- a CDS encoding VirB4 family type IV secretion system protein; its protein translation is MALFRRKASEPLLPDTGAPLRLVETSASPDASPSSNPPLTMTPAWDAGASTLAPGMTDRDLLWPAGFKETARFVEHGEGLYSASLRVMAYPALASNGFVHPLLRAPMPRRFALYITPISNGAIVKQLTDDVTKLEAKLRGQAKEGKPLNPYDHNAYQQAEQLRQSLAKNLIKMFNISFVMTIFGTSPEDLAENVRQFKDAAAGGLWYVLETYYEHGNAWLTTLPIADQRLEQTRRLDSNSLSCMFPFTWTEHIEPGGLYVGTNVQTGGPVLLDIHNRHKYPAGHIIFIGPTRSGKSYTAKSVLTQSLCDPDMDAFVIDPSPPIDYQSLADALGRFISFKVGTKDRWNLCAIEYPRHIDKLDESERRLLTSKIDFLLTLLDLMLRDASGRPAWSLEERARAEGVIRHVYESLGITDDPMSLIDPQSLSLRPKMKPMPTFATIVDAFRRDSVLSRVAQILAPYVRGGTLDIFDGDVPPSALNSRLTVFNIEGLLRAQSQLQPIAYLVIGELIQQRLLNSGRRTIILIDEAHILFANEGTARWLSRLFRMSAKLNSAVWLLTQSITDMIGDPFTQLVVPGQADARVCLNSTYITWLGTVDKDSDAQLISKEFALSPTEIQFLRNARKGLAIWRTEGYHVAVQGQAPPLLHQLFSSTADEKGDWAATRYADPLHGQAPIPADHPVLPT
- a CDS encoding DMT family transporter; the protein is MNQMVYNPDREWLRQWQWTPPSHKYSEDEIRAIMATCQSYDDLATRYTEEELHDADRSVIELCDKNPQFRRDYDRWSYIVENGYNAYVWKRIQRKGRIPWTPISPWVQAALRRDRVVTTPDGQRVVQKTETERSAESWAAYHRMMDWVWAFIAMALVDIVFAWGIFVFNHSFAPFQHLWLWPSAISFGLVFLLRRTHKTHALLYNVGVLAFIIPLAFLIAFLLM